The stretch of DNA AATTTATCCTTTAAAGAAAAGCACCTAGAATGAAAGAGGGGACGTCAAGTGCAGCCAATGTATCCAAAATTGATGATCTTCTATGTTACCACATATGATTACCATTCTAAAAGCAAATTGAAAATATCATGCAATGCTTTAGCAACCCTTTTTAAATACGGCCCGCCTCCAATACACCCCCttagggtgcggcccttccccaaACTCTGCATAAATACGGGATGCTTTGTACATCAAACTGCCCTTTTTAATGCTTTAGCAACCcgtacatcaattccaaagttaAAAGACTGctacagtcagacctctctataacagcatccctatataatagtcattcactataaaagccgaGTTATTCTCGGAACCAAatattatatttatgttatactATATGTCCTCTATAACAACACCTCACTATAGCAGCAAAAAAAAATTCCAAACAAACGAGGCTATTATAGAGAAAGTTTGACTGTATAACAAAACCGCATATACTTCTTTCAAAATGAAACAATACGATGCTCAAAAGATTGCAGAACTAACAAACAGGTGcttttaaaaaaaaggaaaacaaataaaCACATCTTTCAACTAAGTTTAGTATTGGGTCTTTGAAGTAATTGGTATCCCTTCACCCTTAACCTTATATCACTGGTTCAATATCTGGGAATGAAAAACTTCTTAGTAGGAGCGGTTTATCCCCTTAGATGAACTTCGTATACATGAGTATTAAAGGGGAAAAAAGACCAAGAATTTTCTAACTTACTACAGCCATGCAGTAGGTTAGCAAAACACAATACACTGGCAATACCCTGAACACATACATGCACACACTTCAATTTGCATTAAACAAATTGTCTCTGTTTCTAGTGCAAACAATGTAGAAGTcctcattttctattttttcccttaagcaccaaaaaaaaaaaaagagcgaaTATAGAACAAAAGAGACAATCTTAAATATCCCAATGACCCATAGTTACTTGTCCTTCCAATAGTATCAATATATCTCTCTATTTTACTTCTTACCCACAATGTCTATACCAAATATATAATAGCATCCTCAGAACCTGAGAAGCTTTCACCAGAGACTGCTGTGTTCTTCATGTCCTCAGAATCCTTGGTCAGAGTGGGCAATTCCAGCCAAAAGCTTTCTAACTGGTCAGAAGTAAACCAGTCTTTCTTCATCTACAAAGCAGAAAGAATTATGAGATTAGAGGATATATTGATATGAAGATGATAGATATAGTTTGACAAAGGACTCACAAAGTAAGGGTAGCCTTCAGAAATGCTAAAGTTTTCCGGAGCGCTCTCTAGGAAAAGGCTAATGTAGTACAAAGCAAATTTACCGCAGTCCGTACCATTTGTCTGCTGCGGTACCTGAAAATTTTCAAGTCATGCTAAATGAGAAACCATTAGTAAGTAACATCAGAAACATCAGTGAAAAGTATTGTGACCTTAGGAATCAATAACTTGATTTTCCTAATCAGCTGCTGGCTCTCTGGCCTCTCTTCATTTTTGAAAATGTCCAAAACAAATCTACAAATCAAACAAAACAAAGCATACAAGTAAATTAACTAGAAAAACAAAAATCCTAAGGTAGTATGTTCATCGAGGAAAATACTTTCTTATCTCAGGTTCATATCGCAAGGGTCCCGCCATATGCAGTGAATCAAGTAACAACATACAGGGAGTTTTGGATTCTGACTCTAAACTTTCGCCGAGATGGCAAAAGATCAAAAGACACCAATGATCCCTGATAAATAACATCTCAGTATACAAAGCACAACTAAAAACATTATATGCAACTTTGGCATAACCAGATAACAAATCAGAAACACATACCAGAGAACGATGGGAACAAAAACATATTTTTTCGAGAATATGTCTAGCCCCTTAATCCACCTCAACACCTTAGGCTTGAATAGTTTGGTTGTGTATAAATAAAACCACATGGACTCAAGGTATGCAAATGAACTTTTCTTATCCTCTGGTAGTTCCCTCCATATGTTCCTACATAACCCCAAGAAGTTATGCTCAAAACAGAAACTGGCAAACATAAATATACTTGCATAATTTTGCACACAGAACCCACAAACTTACTCCAGGTAGCAGTCAAAGTCAGTCGAGTTTAACTTTCCATCTGATTTGCCATTCCTTTTATTTGACAGTCCACGGAGGCGAGCAGAACGTCGTAGCAGAACAGCTGAATCAAGTGCAGCAGCtacttttttactttttcttttttgacaTGTGCGTGGGTGTTCCTTTGAGCGAGACTGACTTGGAAGTTCCTCATCAGTTCCTTTTTTACCAAATCCTGTCGTGACACAATTTACCATTCCGACAATAAGCATTTTTGATTGTCTGGTGAATCTAATAAGAGTTATAATTTTCAAAGCAGGAAGTGTTGACTGCTAAGAGCACCACAAGaatcaaaatagagttataacTAGAATTAATTGCACCCTTAGTTATTGCTTTTGAGGAGAGCCAGGATGTGAAGGCACTGGTTCTTCTCAACCACCAAATCCAAATAAAGTACAAGGGAATAGTGCATGGGAAAAGGAATTATTTAAATAGCAAAAGCCCTTAGGAGAAGAGACCAAACAGTTACTTGGACATTGCTTCACCTTTCAACCATTGGGTTGATTACACTTGATTCATCACCAACCAATGACTTTAGTGATGTAATTTACGGTTGTAATTATACAAACTAATAAAAAACAAACCAATATCGGATTTGTGTATTCTGAACAACAGCTCATTAACAACTACGACATAACAAGTTCAGGAAAAAATTTATACAACTAGGCTTCGcataaaaataattacttaaaCAGTAGCCCAAGCAACAATTTTGTGTGAGTAAAATTATCAGTCTATAAAAGCAGATGTAAGAGAAAGAGAATAACAATAATTGGAAATAAAAGACAGAAGGGCAAGTATAAAACCATCTCTACTTCTTTTAGCCATCAatcctgaactgaaggataaagCGATATAGAAGTAGGACTTCAAAAATACTGATGTTTCCTTTTGTTTCTCTAACAGAAATGGAAGTAAAATCTGAGAGAAACGCTTCAAGTTCTCTAAAAAATCATGGCGGACTCTTCCTGAGATTGGTAAAAAAGTAAAAGATAGAGATAACAAAAATGATTGCCTGCGATGATTTTCCTTTTCTAGATCAGGAAAAAAAGAGTATAGGAAGTTGTCCTGTGATTGCCAACCTAGGATTTAACGATAGGACTTTACGAAGGAGTGAATGCAGAAAAGGATGTAAAAGAAGGCAATACACAGGCGaggggtgtgtgtgtgtgcgcgcccCCGAGAGAGAGAGGTGCAAATGAAGGAGAAATGGAGGCGCTGAAACAAAATGATGATTAGGGCAAACAAATGCATTTAAGTGGAATGTAAAAATATTCATTAGCATAGACCCGATTCTTGCGATATCTGGACTGGAGACGTAATCTACATATAGTTAAAGTAGTCTGGATTGCCTTCTAAAGCAATTTGCTAAAGTGTAGCCAAAGCACTACTGTTCCATTAGCTGAAAAATATAGTCTGGATACGATCTGCCAAAAACCTTTAATAAATGCATATCTAACACAAAAGAAATTAATGACACATATTCTCCCCAtttttgtgaaaataaataacaGGAAATGAAAATGCTCTTAGTCCTGATAAGGTCGACAAAATACTTAAAAAAACTGTTGAGTGATAGATTTAAAGGTAAGGTCCAATAAAAGAAAGTAAGATCTTCATAGTTTGCAAAGTTTATTATGAGATATATGAATTAGTTTCTCTTAgagttctttttatttttttctttgcaaaataaataaacaagaaaagtaagTTAACAAAAAAGTCCAAAGGAGTTTAAGATTTCCTCAACTACAGAAAGAAAGGGAGCACAAAGTGCGATTAAGTAATAGGACTCCGAACACTTTGTATGGCAAGTAAAGACAAGCTGTAACACCAAAGGATACAAATATGGCCATTTTGCTCATTAACAGATGTTGGGAAATTCTTGCATTCACCTAACTAGATTCACATCAAACAAGTGGTAAGCTGCATCAAGATTGACTCTTTCTTGATCTATTGGAAACACAAAGGCCTCTTGGGTGGTAGTAGGAAACCCCTAGCAGTTGCCTACACCATCAAAATCTAAAATACAGCCACCTAACATTTGAACAGATCAATGCAAGGATTAACTGCATCAAAAGCTGAACTAACAAGAATTCAACTTTATACCTTTAACTATATTGCGACAGTTCATCTGTGATTCCTTGCCTTGGCAAGACCGCAACAAGGTAGGTGCTCTCTTGAATCCCATCAATAGTCTTTACCCAGCATCATCCTTGCTACTTGTAACACAAGTCAAACCAGAGACGCCTAATACAGACTTTTAAGATAGGTTCTTTTGACTACAAAAATTTTTAGGCCCTTGGTCTTCCCCGTACAGAAATGTCCTACTGTTCTATAGTAACTTGGCCCCTCCGGCCTTAGCCATCTTGCAACTACTGTCTTGGCCTCCTACATATACAAACATTAAGTATTCCATGAACCAAAGACCATCAGAGGATCCTTAAGTCTTCCAAATAAAAAAGCCAAAGGGAAGTATTGGCGGAACAAAAAGCAATAAGGATATTTTTCCATGAGAATATAGCGGAAATCTCGTTAAATAGAACTACATATCAAATCCTTCATTTATGCATTAACTAGCATGATAGTAAATGTAAAATCGAAGGTTAAGATTAAAGGAACCTTCAGGCTTACAACAAAAAACTGTATGCTCTTAAAACCAGAAGGTAAACAAGATTCGAACAGGAGCAAGGACAGTCTGATAAGGGTAAAAACCTAGACATACCGGGTTTTTACACCAAACCAATGGATGCAGAACATGTATTTGAACATACACTACTATGGTGAACTAATGCATATTTTCACTTCATTAAGCCACTTAAACATGATAAGTTGAATCACTTTGGTGTAAAAACCCAGTGCGGGTAAGTGTTTACCGTCTAATAAGCATGTGTATGCTGAAAACCACCTAATGATGCGTTTACAGAATAAGACTCAGTGTTCAATCTGTGCATTGCACCACGCAAGACACTCAAATGCAGAAACGAGTAAGCGGGCCATTTGACATCAGTAAGATTTGACTCAAACATTCTCAAGTCAAGAGGAAGAGGAAAAAACCCAAAGAAATATGAGTTAAATAGATTCCATCCAAGCAATTCCTTAGAGAGGTAGATGAATTGTTAGAAAGCAGAAAGTAGATAAATCACAAATGATAGAAGGATAAAAACTTTTCTTCAGAGGGGTAAAGGCTTTAGTTTTCACCTGCATCAAATGGAAAAGAAACCACCTATAGCTTCATGGAACTCATGGTCCAAAATAATGTGCTATTTAATATTGGAAAACTATCCACTTGGCCATAGCATTTGATCTTCAATCCAAGAATCTCAAAAACTCATAATGTGCATACAGTCCAGGCATAGCTCTCTAAGTGCATACACACTCTGTGGTTTGTGTTAAAGGCCTAGTGAATAATATCTCACATCTGATTAAACATTTGAAATTCTAGTCATGGGTTTTAAGTTTGTAGCACGAGAGTTGATTCAGATACGTATTTAAGCAACAAACTAATTCATACTACTGCGTTCTCTTTGTGAAGTGTGGGCATGTTTGTTGGGGATGGTGGTCCTAAAATACCCTCTGAAGTCTGAACTTCTTACTAACACTAAATAAATAAagcaacaaataaaagaaaacatcCAACATATACAAGCCGTAAATCAATCACATTCCCACTGTGATCTTTTCTTGTTCTCCCTTGATCCACTGTATTTCATATAATGTTGAAACACAGATAATCATTTATACAATATTAGCAACATTTTCTTACGAAAATCACAACACCGAACAAGAGATATTAACAGATTTTTGCTTTAAAGAGTTAACTAAAATCAAGAAGAATGATCAGTAAACTAAACTTATTCCAGCGATCACCAACACCATCTAATAATCTTCCCAAGATTCCTAGTTCCCCATAACAGAACAATAGATTGCAACAACTATAGTCCACCGGCTCAAAAAAATGAGCAATTTTACAATGATTCCCAGATAATAAAAGCTCCATGATACACTCACATCCGGAGGCTAATTCAGGGTTTGAACTTTATGGGTTCTGAATGACATCAAGTGGGGTTCTGGACAAAAattttgtacatatttaatgGATTTCTTAACAAATGTATAGGAGTTTGGGCCAAAGCTACATTAT from Nicotiana tomentosiformis chromosome 11, ASM39032v3, whole genome shotgun sequence encodes:
- the LOC104117046 gene encoding probable ubiquitin-like-specific protease 2B isoform X2, with product MKKRVIEKELCVIFPISGFGKKGTDEELPSQSRSKEHPRTCQKRKSKKVAAALDSAVLLRRSARLRGLSNKRNGKSDGKLNSTDFDCYLENIWRELPEDKKSSFAYLESMWFYLYTTKLFKPKVLRWIKGLDIFSKKYVFVPIVLWDHWCLLIFCHLGESLESESKTPCMLLLDSLHMAGPLRYEPEIRKFVLDIFKNEERPESQQLIRKIKLLIPKVPQQTNGTDCGKFALYYISLFLESAPENFSISEGYPYFMKKDWFTSDQLESFWLELPTLTKDSEDMKNTAVSGESFSGSEDAIIYLV
- the LOC104117046 gene encoding probable ubiquitin-like-specific protease 2B isoform X1, translating into MGFKRAPTLLRSCQGKESQMNCRNIVKGFGKKGTDEELPSQSRSKEHPRTCQKRKSKKVAAALDSAVLLRRSARLRGLSNKRNGKSDGKLNSTDFDCYLENIWRELPEDKKSSFAYLESMWFYLYTTKLFKPKVLRWIKGLDIFSKKYVFVPIVLWDHWCLLIFCHLGESLESESKTPCMLLLDSLHMAGPLRYEPEIRKFVLDIFKNEERPESQQLIRKIKLLIPKVPQQTNGTDCGKFALYYISLFLESAPENFSISEGYPYFMKKDWFTSDQLESFWLELPTLTKDSEDMKNTAVSGESFSGSEDAIIYLV
- the LOC104117046 gene encoding probable ubiquitin-like-specific protease 2B isoform X3, with protein sequence MAKRSRDGFGKKGTDEELPSQSRSKEHPRTCQKRKSKKVAAALDSAVLLRRSARLRGLSNKRNGKSDGKLNSTDFDCYLENIWRELPEDKKSSFAYLESMWFYLYTTKLFKPKVLRWIKGLDIFSKKYVFVPIVLWDHWCLLIFCHLGESLESESKTPCMLLLDSLHMAGPLRYEPEIRKFVLDIFKNEERPESQQLIRKIKLLIPKVPQQTNGTDCGKFALYYISLFLESAPENFSISEGYPYFMKKDWFTSDQLESFWLELPTLTKDSEDMKNTAVSGESFSGSEDAIIYLV